From Nicotiana tabacum cultivar K326 chromosome 20, ASM71507v2, whole genome shotgun sequence, one genomic window encodes:
- the LOC142174359 gene encoding uncharacterized protein LOC142174359, whose amino-acid sequence MAPYEELYGGGVDFRMVGLSLVRQKSYADRNVRDVAFMEGVKVLHRVLPMKGMMRFLKKGKLTPWYIGPFDILERVGKVAYKISLPPSLSSVHLVFYIFMIRKYHKDRSYVLDFISVQLDENWSYEEESVVILDRQVRKWSKDITSMMV is encoded by the exons atggctccgtatgaggaaTTATATGGAGGTGGTGTTGATTTCCGGATGGTTGGTTTAAGTCTAGTTAG gcagaagagttatgctgataggaatgTTCGTGATGTGGCTTTCATGGAGGGTGTTAAGGTTCTTCATAGAGTTTTGCCTATGAAAGGCATGATGAGATTTttgaagaagggaaagttgactCCTTGGTACATTGGCCCGTTTGACATCTTGGAAAGAGTTGGCAAGGTGGCTTACAAAAtttctttgccacccagcttgtcgagcgtTCATCTGGTGTTTTATATTTTCATGATTCGGAAGTATCATAAAGACCGGTCATATGTGTTGGATTTTATCTCGGTGCAGTTGGATGAGAATTGGTCTTATGAGGAAGAGTCAGTGgtcattttggataggcaggttcgaaagtggTCTAAAGATATTACATCGATGATGGTTTAG